In Lycium ferocissimum isolate CSIRO_LF1 chromosome 7, AGI_CSIRO_Lferr_CH_V1, whole genome shotgun sequence, the sequence GTGTCAAATAAACCTGGTGGGTTTGGAGCCAATGGCTTATCTTTAACTTCTGACCTAAAAATGGACCTAAATTGGACATAAGCAACAAGAGGAAATTGGGTAATAGAGGTTCCCGTATCAACAAACACACCACTATATTCATCTTCACCCAAATTAAAATGAGAAGGATCAATAGGAACTTCCTTATTGTTGATCGTAATTTTCTCCAAGTCTCGTATGTAGTAAAATGGAGGAAATCTGTTGTTCCTCATCAGGGTTGCCCTTATACCTGTTGTCAAATTAATTTCACTTATGATcgttgaattttattttaagaaataaaaataagttaactactACTCCTAGTATAGTCACAACTAAACTTTACCTAATATAAGATAAAACCTATGAAATTACTGTTATAAACTTTTAATGGCTAAAGTTTAGTAATTTTACACTTgctttagtaggcgtttggacaagAATTGAAGCTgttttggacatatattttacCTGAAAAGGTTTAATTTTTGTGAATTAAAAGAAATTCACTTGAAAAACTGACCAAAAAATTATTCTATAACCAAACattgttttgaaaatattttttgaaaaaaaaaaaaaaagaattcatgtccaaaaaacccttaaaaaaattatagtggGTAAAATTCAGTAGGATGAAATGAAACATTCACCTGTTGTCCATGGGGTTTTGTAGAAGTTAAGTGTAGATGGTTTCCCTGAAGTTGTACTAGGAATGCATAAAGAGAATAAATTAGCACCAAGTTGTGACGGTAATGAATATTTCTCAAATCCATTTGTATATAGACCAGCACCAAGACCAGCAATTCCACTGAATTTTCTAGTGAATTTCCTGAGCCCTCTCATTTGATCTTTTccacaaccaaatattattcttgCATAATCTTGGATTGAACTAAATGTTATTGTTTCATAAGCCATAAATCCAGAAGTGACATAACCATTATATCCAGAATCTCCATAGCTTACTTGATaaagacattttttttcttgtctagAGCACCAAACTGTACTGCCCTCGAAACAACTTGAAGTGTCGGTGACACAATTAATTTGTTCAAAAGTATTGGATTCTGTTGAATCGTATAATAAATCGTTCCTTTGTTCGTAACATTTGTTTGGTACATCACATGGACCACATTGCCACCAAACGTGACGACTTCCAGTATCAAGAAGCAAAAGTTCACGTTGTAATTCACTGCCAACCCAAACGGGGCTCACAATTTCACCACGAGAAAAATAGGCTACTGTGTTAATTGGTACAATTGGGCTAACTGGGGCAAAATAGGTACCAGTAGTAGAATGTTCAGATGAATATTCagacatggaaaataaaatttctGATCTCTCGATGCATCGAGCAAGACGTGCATCGAGTAATGAGTCATAGTCCTTAAACTCCGATTTTTCAAATACATCGCGATGGTAAAGGGGTAAACTGTAAGAGGACGGTGAATGATACCAAAGGTTGGAGATATCAAGAGCCATGAAATTTTTTCTGGCTTGTAAAATGGATGTGTAATTGAGAGAAAGATGGAAGTTTTCATTTGTTGAAACTGAGATATTTGAGAATAGGAGAAGTAATAGTGTCATGGCTAGAATATTGAGGAAATTTCCCATGTTTGAAACTTTATTCGATTATGTGCTTAATTTCTAGCATTTATATAGAGTAATTTCATGTACTCAACTTTACCCACCATATTGGTAAAGTAAGTACTATCTTTTCTGATATTAAAACAAGTAACTTTACTCGTAATAATATTAAAGTCATTAATAGCATGTTTGACCAAAGAATAACTACTTTTGTATCAATGATGGTATCACCCGAATCCTTTGACCTCATGCCTATAATTGCATATTTGTATTTTGTATGTACGTAGTAGCAGATTACTGGAGTTCCTCGGTCTTTTTACATGTACTCTAAATTGATAGCTATTAAATTGGATTCTTTCGATTTACATCATGTAAGTAAGGGTAAGGTTTATGTCCTCCTACgtgtaattattatttttgaaatgaaCATGTTAGAGTCTTGCCTTAACTCCTCCATCAATACGATGTAAGTTTcataaaaatagtaaaaaaaggCTTTTAATTCTTACATGGCTTAACGTTCTCTCAACTTTTTCGTGGGGCAAGTCCGATGTTGATCTATAGAAAAGTTGTAGGATTTTACCTAAAATAAGTAGGTTGAGTGTTGATCCCAATTTATTTGGGACTAAGACGTctttattgctattgttgtaAGTAGGCTAAGTGCTGGGAGTCAATTCCTACGTTTTTGAAACTAAAATTTGAATATactaataaaatttaaaatgtcAGCTTCGTATCGATACCAAATGAAATAAGACACCgaaattgagaaagaaagtaAGAACACCGTACCATTATCTTTTTAAGAGCAAAGATTAGAcctgaaaagggtaaaatcatcatagcatcatcctttttaagaacaaatatAGACCTGAAACTGGATCAAATTTCTTCACCTATCCGAAAACAAAAATTAACAAGAAAGAAGTTAAAAAGAGAGATACCCGGCGAACTATAAAAGGTTCTTCTAATACAACTTAACACGCTATTCAGTAGATGTATGAAAAATATCTTATTTGTCACATTAAGTAAATTAAGAGTTTTCTGAGGAATAGACTGCCTTAACACTTGTTGGCAGAGGatattccaccgtgcccaacaAAGAGAAGCAGAACAAAAGCACAATCCATATGAGACAATCCAAGATAATAGAAATCAACAGATTCCGGCTCATTTAAAATAGATCTTgcaaagaaaaaacaaatactataagttagtttttttttaacttattcaGTATATTATGTACACTTCTTTAAACATGTAGAGTTAAGGTTGCAACCAAATCACTCAGTCAGAACAGTCTTCAGCACTCGTAGTATCTTCACCATCATCAGAAGAATTATCACTATTTGCGTTAAATGTCAAAATGAGTTGCAGAAGCTCCCTTCCAACCTCTGAATTCTCTTCAATGCTCCCCAGGTTTGTTCTTTGCCTTTGCTGGGAAAGTAATTGCGACATTAGGTCCTGTGGAGAAGCCATGTGATGCATCCAGCCCCTTGCTTTAGGTCTCTGCTGGAAACAGAAAGTGCAAAATCATCAGCATATGTAAGAGGCATTATCATCTTCACGAGAAGTAACATAATCCCTGTTACTGTTGCAACATCATCATTCATCAATGTCATTGTCATTAgaatcatcatcgtcatagcatgAATCGCTAGGAGCATCTTGGTCATTATCCAAGGAATCGTCAAAATCAGGGTCCCCTACAGTGTCAAAGAACTCATCAACATTTCCATCTTCGCGGATATCTAAATCCTCAAAACCATCAGTATCGTCATCAttttcatcgtcatcatcatcactctcgtcgtcgtcatcatcatcatcatcatccatacCATCGGAgaaatcatcttcatcttcatccatATCACTATCATCTTCATTGTCACTACTACCACCATATTCATCGTCACTTCCATCGCCAAAGAAGTAGATGTTATTATCTTCATCACCGCCATAACCGAACAAATGAAATCGCCGAGGTGTTGAACCCTTAATTGATAGAAATATTAGCAGTTAAATAGAGCTGTTTATGCTTCCATAAGATCAATAGCACAGATTTGGGATCTaatatcattttcttcttgGATAAGTCATGGATTATTATCCTTACCACATacatgaacttttaagacactCACGAAAGGGGTCAGGACCACAACGGATAACaaacaaagattaaaaaaaaaaacgactcTGTCGGTCTAGCTTAATCTAGATATACCCTTTTTGGGATATTTGACTACAGCGAGACAGATTAAGGTATTACCAAAAAtactttctaaatttttttctgACAAACACAATGTCAATATTAGAGTGTTGGCATAAAGATAATCATGGAGCAATGCACACACATGGATTAGGACTACAATCCAGAAATAGAAGAACAAATTAGTTAAaggaataaaataaattacgaaAGCAATCTTTCCCAGCCCGCTAAACCCCACAACCCCCCAGAAAGAATAcccaaatctttttaaaatttccgGTTTCCAGATTCACCTGTGCTTCACTAAATATTTTCCAAGTACCATCCCTTagtttctttcttccttttttttttttttttttttttttttttttttttggtaaagatTAGATCATTTCTCAGTAAGACTCTTCAGTGGAACCTCAtgtatcttcttcttttttttttttttttttgggtaacgAAACCTCAATCACCTTTGTGGCTTTCTTTTCATGATAAGGTGATAAATTCTAGTAATGTTGCAGGAACATTCCCAGAATACAAGAGGTATGCCAAAAATGGTGAATCTACACAGAAATATGATTCCCTACAAGTAACATCCAATCATCTGTAATAACTGGAACGGCGGAACCTCATCCATGCACCATACCTTTGTGGCTTTCTGGATGATAGCTACCATAATATGTGTTTTCTTTTTGGATaaatacaataataataacaagaaCATCCGTCAGGGTTGAAAGCAGCCTTACATTCATCTCTTATTAGAATGATCAGAACGAGCTTGATATAAGTTTACAACAAtaagtgtcttagtttaatGCTTAACATCTTTACACATCCTCAGAAAAGTTTTGGGTAAAAATCCAATTCTCTTGTAAATTAGGTTCGAGAGTATCCGTAAATATTATCACATTAAATGAAGTTTAATAAAGGATGCAATTGAAATAAGAACCATTCAAATTTCAGGAGATGATATTTCTACTAGTTTCGATATCTATAAGGTACGAAGTTTGAATGTTTATAATTATTGACCATTTGTCGTGTGGTATTACATCAAATAAGTAGCAAACCCCACTAAATGTTGTCAAATTACTAGCATAGCTTTACTCATGTGATCAGGACATGTAGGCAGCTGAAATCAAAGAGAACTATTCTATTATTACCCCTACAATCTTGGGTATACCTGAAAAAGGTGAACCAAGTTTATAATGACCCAAAGATAAAATCTTGAGATATTGAGAGCAATTAAAATATTTCCGTTACATCGTCCATCAACAGAAGTGACATGTAATTATTTCCAACAAAATGGCTAAGACGAACAAGCTAAAGAACCTACACTAATGAAATTTACGTGCTTCATAATTgagtttttattttgatatcACATACCTTTTGAATATTTGTAGGTAAAATAGCTCTTTCAATGGCTTTTGGAGTCCATATTTTTATGTCATTCTCAATTCCACTGCTGGCAAGCATCGCGGTATGAGGATGGGACTCAATGCAGTTCACTACACGCTTATCTGCTTCCATAACACGAACAAGATCCCCACCCTTTTTCTTCCATATGAAAATTCTACCACAATCTGATCCACTCACAACATATTCACACTTGGGCCCAAAAAAGTTCACGCCCTTTACTGTTTCAGAGTTTCTGTGCCCCTTGTAGACTTGTGGACCAATATTTGCTCCAGACTCCATGTTAGCTGCAGATGCATCAGATTCGTGATCTTGGCCCATTTCACTCTCATCACTGTCATTGTACAATGGCGAAGCAGGTGATGGATCAGGTCCCAGCCCCATGTCCTTTgtgaaaagatatatatattcttcattATATGAAACAAGAAGCTCACTCTGGTCAGAGAAAGCCAAGCCTGTTATTCCCACATTCTCATCACCAACTAGATGTGGGGGACAGAAATAGTCAACCGGCTGGCTAAAATCAGTGGATCCATCCCATTTATATTTGCGAATGtcgaaaattctagcaaattcaTCCGATCCAGCAACAGCAAACATATAGGGATTCCTTGGATCTATCGTAATTGCATTTAGATGAAGTACAGACATATATCTCCTCACACGCAGGGGTTGGCAAGTAAAAAGCTCCGTAGCGGTGTCTGTTCTCAAATCTATCTGTTAAGAACAAATTGAATCACACCATTAATCATATAACGCTCAGACGAAAAGAAGCTGGGGGGAACCTCAGCCCCGTCTATACCTACTTATCAAAGTCCCAATCTCTTGATATTTCAGTCTTTTAGTTTTTCTGTTTAGGTCTTCCTATTCCCGTAAAACCCTTACACTTTTAGTAATCATTTACAACAATATAAAGGATATTATGTCATTATTTTACTGCAACATACTACTCCTTAAGAGTTTGATTTATaattatgtttctttttttcttataagTTATAATCACTGGTATTTCAGACCAGCTTGCGCACCTCACTAATTCCACGAGTTACTTGCTACATCCTACCAACACAAGTACCGGATAACTCTATCCGCCAAGATTAGGACAGATGGGAAGAAACcacctagtgtttttgcctCTACTGGGATTTGAAAAAGGATGACCTAGTATTTTTGCCTTAACTAATGTTTACATATATGTCATTCCCAAACAGAAGGAGGATGAAGTTGTTCTGGTATATGAGAAGCAATACTCTATAATTGTTCAAAATTAGACAATTTAAGCATATAATTGatccacatttataaacgattctaagaaaaaaattgaattaccTAATTTTTTGTTCTCTGTTTTTACCACGTGCACACATGATGCAAATTCTTTTCAAGTAATATCCAAAAtgtcagttttcaagagagctTAATCCATGAGAATTGTATCAACTGTTTTTCTTAATACATTCTCCCTGCCCCACACTATCCAAGTCTTTCTAAAAAAACAACTTGAAAAGAAATAGAGAAGAAGGAAAGGACTGTAGAACTACAGGAACCACGTAAGAACTAACTCACATGTTGAACCAACCCATCTTCTCCACAAGTGTAAATAATATGAGGGCTTGCAGGTTCAATTGCCAATTTGTGAGCTCTTCCTTGATGTTTGGCCAGCAACTTTGTTTCCACCTTCCCATGTTCTAGAATCTGTGCGTGTCTCACCTGCATGATTGCTATCAtttaaaagggtaaaataaCAATGTCTTTTTTCTCACTGGATGTAGTAGCAGAAGTGAACTATAATCCTTTTGTAATTTCAAAGTACATTGGCAATCCCTAAGAAGGAAACCAGTGCCCTCCTTCCAGGAATATCAAGGAAAAAACAATCAAATGTAAGACGAAGATACCAAACCATATAGGAAAGCCATGTCCTACATGAAGCATCGTGATGa encodes:
- the LOC132065187 gene encoding uncharacterized protein LOC132065187 isoform X2; this translates as MMRKRSGSVDCAVVDVWKREVGQLSTRNFAHRLAASQDLVLRLDVFRKLEKHRGCVNTVSFNADGDIVISGSDDRKIILWEWETGKIALSFHSGHHNNVFQAKIMPYTDDRSIVTCAADGQVRHAQILEHGKVETKLLAKHQGRAHKLAIEPASPHIIYTCGEDGLVQHIDLRTDTATELFTCQPLRVRRYMSVLHLNAITIDPRNPYMFAVAGSDEFARIFDIRKYKWDGSTDFSQPVDYFCPPHLVGDENVGITGLAFSDQSELLVSYNEEYIYLFTKDMGLGPDPSPASPLYNDSDESEMGQDHESDASAANMESGANIGPQVYKGHRNSETVKGVNFFGPKCEYVVSGSDCGRIFIWKKKGGDLVRVMEADKRVVNCIESHPHTAMLASSGIENDIKIWTPKAIERAILPTNIQKRPKARGWMHHMASPQDLMSQLLSQQRQRTNLGSIEENSEVGRELLQLILTFNANSDNSSDDGEDTTSAEDCSD
- the LOC132062225 gene encoding protein ASPARTIC PROTEASE IN GUARD CELL 1-like; this encodes MALDISNLWYHSPSSYSLPLYHRDVFEKSEFKDYDSLLDARLARCIERSEILFSMSEYSSEHSTTGTYFAPVSPIVPINTVAYFSRGEIVSPVWVGSELQRELLLLDTGSRHVWWQCGPCDVPNKCYEQRNDLLYDSTESNTFEQINCVTDTSSCFEGSTVWCSRQEKKCLYQVSYGDSGYNGYVTSGFMAYETITFSSIQDYARIIFGCGKDQMRGLRKFTRKFSGIAGLGAGLYTNGFEKYSLPSQLGANLFSLCIPSTTSGKPSTLNFYKTPWTTGIRATLMRNNRFPPFYYIRDLEKITINNKEVPIDPSHFNLGEDEYSGVFVDTGTSITQFPLVAYVQFRSIFRSEVKDKPLAPNPPGLFDTCYWAGKNVNWANFPVVRFYFKHSAIPLEVRQQQVMILYRRRYCMGFRSSGHNWSIIGANVLQTFGLTFDLDTWWLTFSPDACE
- the LOC132065187 gene encoding uncharacterized protein LOC132065187 isoform X1, which produces MMRKRSGSVDCAVVDVWKREVGQLSTRNFAHRLAASQDLVLRLDVFRKLEKHRGCVNTVSFNADGDIVISGSDDRKIILWEWETGKIALSFHSGHHNNVFQAKIMPYTDDRSIVTCAADGQVRHAQILEHGKVETKLLAKHQGRAHKLAIEPASPHIIYTCGEDGLVQHIDLRTDTATELFTCQPLRVRRYMSVLHLNAITIDPRNPYMFAVAGSDEFARIFDIRKYKWDGSTDFSQPVDYFCPPHLVGDENVGITGLAFSDQSELLVSYNEEYIYLFTKDMGLGPDPSPASPLYNDSDESEMGQDHESDASAANMESGANIGPQVYKGHRNSETVKGVNFFGPKCEYVVSGSDCGRIFIWKKKGGDLVRVMEADKRVVNCIESHPHTAMLASSGIENDIKIWTPKAIERAILPTNIQKGSTPRRFHLFGYGGDEDNNIYFFGDGSDDEYGGSSDNEDDSDMDEDEDDFSDGMDDDDDDDDDESDDDDDENDDDTDGFEDLDIREDGNVDEFFDTVGDPDFDDSLDNDQDAPSDSCYDDDDSNDNDIDE